The proteins below come from a single Corallococcus macrosporus genomic window:
- the rplL gene encoding 50S ribosomal protein L7/L12 — MADLNAIAEELSKLTVLEAGELVKMLETKWGVSAAAVAVAAGGGGGAAAAAPVEEKTEFNVVLANAGANKINVIKEIRAITGLGLKEAKDLVEGAPKTVKEGVNKDDAKKIKDQLTAAGATVEIK, encoded by the coding sequence ATGGCCGATTTGAACGCGATTGCTGAAGAACTCTCGAAGCTCACCGTCCTCGAGGCGGGCGAGCTCGTGAAGATGCTGGAGACCAAGTGGGGCGTTTCCGCCGCCGCCGTGGCCGTTGCCGCGGGCGGTGGTGGTGGCGCTGCCGCCGCCGCTCCTGTCGAGGAGAAGACGGAGTTCAACGTGGTGCTGGCGAACGCCGGCGCCAACAAGATCAACGTCATCAAGGAGATCCGCGCCATCACCGGCCTGGGCCTGAAGGAGGCCAAGGACCTGGTCGAGGGTGCGCCCAAGACGGTCAAGGAAGGCGTCAACAAGGACGACGCCAAGAAGATCAAGGACCAGCTCACCGCGGCTGGCGCCACCGTCGAGATCAAGTAG
- the rplJ gene encoding 50S ribosomal protein L10, whose amino-acid sequence MLKSEKEEMIKDLHEKFARTKTAVLVESSKVNVETVTKLRRKFREGKVEYKVIKNTLARRAAQGTTVSVISDDFTGPVALCISYDDEVAPAKILMDFIKDMETIKVRSAVVAGNKVDANGVKALAKLPGLNELRGQLLGMLNQPAGKLVRTIAAPASSLARVIQAHADKSQG is encoded by the coding sequence GTGCTGAAGAGCGAGAAGGAAGAGATGATCAAGGACCTTCACGAGAAGTTTGCGCGGACCAAGACCGCGGTGCTCGTGGAGTCCTCCAAGGTGAACGTCGAGACCGTCACCAAGCTCCGTCGCAAGTTCCGCGAGGGCAAGGTCGAGTACAAGGTCATCAAGAACACGCTGGCGCGCCGTGCCGCTCAGGGCACGACCGTCTCCGTGATTTCGGATGACTTCACCGGTCCCGTGGCGCTGTGCATCAGCTACGACGACGAGGTGGCTCCTGCGAAGATCCTGATGGATTTCATCAAGGACATGGAGACCATCAAGGTCCGTAGCGCCGTCGTCGCCGGTAACAAGGTCGACGCCAACGGCGTGAAGGCGCTGGCGAAGCTGCCGGGCCTGAACGAGCTGCGCGGCCAGTTGCTCGGCATGCTCAACCAGCCTGCAGGCAAGCTGGTCCGGACCATCGCCGCTCCCGCGTCGAGCCTCGCGCGCGTCATCCAGGCGCACGCGGACAAGTCGCAGGGGTAG
- the rplA gene encoding 50S ribosomal protein L1 gives MATNGKKFRASNELVDRNKRYAVAEGFALLKKTVETRATKYDQTVDVAINLGVDPKHADQMVRGAVVLPHGTGATVRVAVFAKGERATEATNAGADIVGDDDLRARIEGGFLDFDTVIATPDMMGVVGRLGKVLGPRGLMPNPKVGTVTMDVAKAIRDAKGGKVDFRAEKAGIVHAKMGKASFAADKLEANFNALVDLVMKLKPATAKGVYLKGIAISTTMGPGIKLDTTEILARHR, from the coding sequence ATGGCTACCAATGGAAAGAAGTTCCGCGCGTCCAACGAGCTGGTGGACCGCAACAAGCGCTACGCCGTCGCCGAGGGCTTCGCGCTGCTGAAGAAGACTGTCGAGACCCGCGCGACGAAGTACGACCAGACGGTCGACGTCGCCATCAACCTGGGCGTGGACCCGAAGCACGCGGACCAGATGGTCCGTGGCGCCGTGGTGCTCCCGCACGGCACCGGCGCCACCGTGCGCGTGGCCGTGTTCGCCAAGGGTGAGCGCGCCACCGAGGCCACCAACGCCGGCGCCGACATCGTGGGTGATGATGACCTGCGCGCGCGCATCGAGGGCGGCTTCCTCGACTTCGACACCGTCATCGCGACGCCGGACATGATGGGCGTGGTCGGCCGCCTCGGTAAGGTGCTCGGTCCCCGTGGCCTCATGCCGAACCCGAAGGTCGGCACGGTGACCATGGACGTCGCCAAGGCCATCCGCGACGCCAAGGGCGGTAAGGTGGATTTCCGCGCCGAGAAGGCCGGTATCGTCCACGCGAAGATGGGCAAGGCCTCCTTCGCCGCGGACAAGCTCGAGGCGAACTTCAACGCGCTGGTGGACTTGGTGATGAAGCTCAAGCCGGCCACCGCCAAGGGCGTGTACCTGAAGGGCATCGCCATCTCGACGACCATGGGGCCGGGCATCAAGCTCGACACCACGGAAATCCTGGCGCGTCACCGCTAG
- the rplK gene encoding 50S ribosomal protein L11: MKKVTGQVKLQIPAGKANPAPPIGPALGQQGVNIMEFCKQFNAKTQAEAKEGLIIPVIITVYQDRSFTFILKTPPAAILIKKAAGLHTEKKKGSGAKKPGKEKVGQITRKQLEEIANKKIQDTTAASLEACMNTIAGTARSMGIDVVG; this comes from the coding sequence ATGAAGAAGGTCACAGGTCAGGTCAAGTTGCAGATCCCCGCCGGCAAGGCGAACCCCGCCCCGCCGATCGGTCCCGCCCTCGGTCAGCAGGGCGTGAACATCATGGAGTTCTGCAAGCAGTTCAACGCCAAGACGCAGGCGGAGGCCAAGGAGGGGCTGATCATCCCGGTGATCATCACCGTGTATCAGGACCGCTCCTTCACCTTCATCCTGAAGACCCCTCCCGCCGCGATCCTCATCAAGAAGGCCGCGGGTCTCCACACGGAGAAGAAGAAGGGTTCGGGCGCGAAGAAGCCGGGCAAGGAGAAGGTGGGGCAGATCACCCGCAAGCAGCTCGAGGAGATCGCCAACAAGAAGATCCAGGACACCACCGCCGCGTCCCTCGAAGCCTGCATGAACACCATTGCCGGCACCGCGCGCTCCATGGGCATCGACGTCGTCGGCTAG
- the nusG gene encoding transcription termination/antitermination protein NusG, whose product MAKKWFTVQTYSNYENQAKKNLEEQVRLKGLQDQDLIGEILIPMEQVVEMVNGEKKTTRRKLFPGYIFVQMELSDTTVHLVKNTSKVTGFPGVGQNEQPRPMSDREVERLTAQVTEGAHKAKPKVQFETSDTVRVIDGPFANFNGTVEEVNPEKGRVRVLVSIFGRATPVELDFMQVEKTTG is encoded by the coding sequence ATGGCGAAGAAATGGTTCACGGTCCAGACCTACTCGAACTACGAGAACCAGGCGAAGAAGAACCTGGAAGAGCAGGTGCGCCTCAAGGGCCTGCAGGACCAGGATCTGATTGGTGAGATCCTCATCCCCATGGAGCAGGTCGTGGAGATGGTGAACGGCGAGAAGAAGACCACCCGCCGCAAGCTCTTTCCGGGCTACATCTTCGTCCAGATGGAGCTCAGCGACACCACCGTCCACCTGGTGAAGAACACCTCCAAGGTGACGGGGTTCCCGGGCGTCGGCCAGAACGAGCAGCCCCGGCCCATGTCGGACCGCGAGGTCGAGCGCCTCACCGCGCAGGTCACCGAGGGCGCCCACAAGGCCAAGCCCAAGGTCCAGTTCGAGACCAGCGACACGGTGCGCGTCATCGACGGCCCGTTCGCCAACTTCAACGGCACCGTGGAAGAGGTCAACCCGGAGAAGGGCCGCGTGCGCGTGCTCGTCAGCATCTTCGGCCGTGCGACCCCCGTGGAGCTCGACTTCATGCAGGTGGAGAAGACCACCGGCTAG
- the secE gene encoding preprotein translocase subunit SecE, producing MATASEASQQANRSGIDPKRLVVIFYLVAGIVLALFLEHVFGLLWSRFGWSDVELFEGLGWRVSTLVGYLAGLALVLAAYFHPRTHALSIDVASELMKVTWPTWTETRASTMAVVVASLVAAVLLFCIDTVAYNLMVEWLPALWGKL from the coding sequence ATGGCGACGGCATCTGAGGCCAGCCAGCAGGCTAACCGCTCGGGCATCGACCCCAAGCGGCTCGTGGTCATCTTCTATCTCGTCGCCGGCATCGTCCTGGCCCTCTTCCTGGAGCACGTCTTCGGGTTGCTCTGGAGCCGGTTCGGCTGGAGCGACGTGGAGCTCTTCGAAGGGCTCGGCTGGCGCGTGTCGACGCTGGTGGGTTACCTGGCGGGCCTGGCCCTGGTGCTGGCGGCCTACTTCCACCCTCGCACGCACGCCCTCTCCATCGACGTGGCGTCCGAGCTCATGAAGGTCACCTGGCCTACCTGGACGGAGACCCGCGCGTCGACCATGGCCGTGGTCGTCGCCTCGCTCGTGGCGGCCGTTCTGCTCTTCTGCATCGACACCGTCGCCTACAACTTGATGGTGGAGTGGCTGCCTGCCCTGTGGGGGAAGCTGTAA
- the rpmG gene encoding 50S ribosomal protein L33, whose product MPKGNRSIISLECTTCKERNYTTTKNKRKSQDKLELSKFCPRCRKHTDHKEGKV is encoded by the coding sequence ATGCCTAAGGGTAACCGTTCCATCATCTCGCTCGAATGCACCACGTGCAAAGAGCGGAACTACACGACCACGAAGAACAAGCGGAAGAGCCAGGACAAGCTTGAGCTGAGCAAGTTCTGCCCTCGCTGCCGCAAGCACACGGACCACAAGGAAGGCAAGGTCTAG
- the tuf gene encoding elongation factor Tu, with the protein MSKEKFDRSLPHVNIGTIGHVDHGKTSLTAAITKVLAKTGGATFLAYDQIDKAPEERERGITISTAHVEYKTKNRHYAHVDCPGHADYVKNMITGAAQMDGAILVVSAADGPMPQTREHILLARQVGVPYIVVFLNKVDLLDDPELRELVEMEVRDLLKKYEFPGDTIPIVPGSAVKALEGDTSDIGEPAILKLMEAVDSYIPTPQRATDKPFLMPVEDVFSIAGRGTVATGRVERGVIKVGEEVEVVGLRATQKTVVTGVEMFRKLLDEGRAGDNIGALVRGLKREDMERGQVLAKPGSITPHTKFKAQIYVLSKEEGGRHTPFFKGYRPQFYFRTTDVTGTVKLPDNVEMVMPGDNIAIEVELITPVAMEKELRFAVREGGRTVGAGVVAEIIA; encoded by the coding sequence ATGTCCAAGGAAAAGTTCGATCGCAGCCTGCCCCACGTGAACATCGGAACGATTGGGCACGTGGACCACGGCAAGACGTCGCTGACGGCGGCCATCACGAAGGTGCTGGCGAAGACGGGCGGCGCCACGTTCCTGGCGTACGACCAGATTGACAAGGCGCCGGAAGAGCGTGAGCGCGGCATCACCATCTCCACGGCGCACGTGGAGTACAAGACGAAGAACCGCCACTACGCGCACGTCGACTGCCCGGGGCACGCCGACTACGTGAAGAACATGATTACCGGCGCGGCGCAGATGGACGGCGCCATCCTGGTGGTGTCGGCGGCGGACGGCCCGATGCCCCAGACGCGCGAGCACATCCTCCTGGCCCGCCAGGTGGGCGTGCCCTACATCGTGGTCTTCCTGAACAAGGTGGACCTGCTGGACGACCCGGAGTTGCGTGAGCTCGTCGAGATGGAGGTGCGTGACCTCCTGAAGAAGTACGAGTTCCCCGGCGACACCATCCCCATCGTCCCCGGCTCCGCGGTGAAGGCGCTGGAGGGTGACACCAGCGACATCGGCGAGCCGGCCATCCTGAAGCTGATGGAGGCGGTGGACAGCTACATCCCGACGCCGCAGCGCGCGACGGACAAGCCCTTCCTGATGCCGGTGGAAGACGTCTTCTCCATCGCCGGCCGTGGCACCGTGGCGACGGGCCGCGTGGAGCGCGGTGTCATCAAGGTGGGCGAGGAAGTGGAAGTCGTGGGCCTCCGCGCGACGCAGAAGACGGTGGTGACGGGCGTGGAGATGTTCCGCAAGCTGCTGGACGAGGGCCGCGCGGGCGACAACATCGGCGCGCTGGTCCGTGGCCTCAAGCGCGAGGACATGGAGCGTGGCCAGGTGCTGGCGAAGCCGGGCAGCATCACGCCGCACACGAAGTTCAAGGCGCAGATTTACGTGCTGTCGAAGGAAGAGGGCGGCCGTCACACCCCGTTCTTCAAGGGGTACCGTCCGCAGTTCTACTTCCGCACCACGGACGTGACGGGCACGGTGAAGCTGCCGGACAACGTCGAGATGGTCATGCCGGGCGACAACATCGCCATCGAGGTGGAGCTCATCACCCCGGTCGCGATGGAGAAGGAGCTCCGGTTCGCCGTCCGCGAGGGTGGCCGTACGGTGGGCGCCGGCGTCGTTGCGGAGATCATCGCCTAG
- the rlmB gene encoding 23S rRNA (guanosine(2251)-2'-O)-methyltransferase RlmB, translating into MRERSPKPSGGDRGGHEAPRYVHGVNPVLEALRAHPDAVERLFIVDGQVGAKAAGELLSRARDAGVRVEKVGRERLTAMAEGGVHQGVVAELRGFQYVELEDVLDAAKAKGQPALVVVLDGIQDPHNLGAIIRSAHALGAHGVVLAKDRAVQVTGTVAKASAGAVEYCPIARVTNISRALEQLKEAGLWVAAADIEGAEPLWSARLDGPLALVVGAEGAGVREGVLKHCDFRLRIPMGGQVGSLNASVSAAILLYEVARQRGRPSR; encoded by the coding sequence ATGCGAGAGCGCTCCCCCAAGCCTTCTGGTGGCGACCGCGGCGGCCACGAAGCCCCGCGCTACGTCCATGGCGTCAATCCCGTGCTGGAGGCCCTTCGCGCCCATCCGGACGCGGTGGAGCGCCTCTTCATCGTCGACGGTCAGGTGGGCGCCAAGGCCGCGGGCGAGCTGCTCAGCCGCGCGCGCGACGCGGGTGTCCGGGTGGAGAAGGTCGGCCGGGAGCGGCTGACCGCCATGGCGGAAGGCGGCGTGCACCAGGGCGTCGTCGCCGAGCTGCGCGGCTTCCAGTACGTCGAACTGGAGGACGTCCTCGACGCGGCGAAGGCCAAGGGGCAGCCCGCGCTCGTCGTCGTGCTCGACGGCATCCAGGATCCGCACAACCTGGGCGCCATCATCCGCTCGGCCCACGCGCTCGGGGCCCACGGCGTCGTCCTGGCCAAGGACCGGGCCGTGCAGGTGACGGGCACGGTGGCCAAGGCCTCCGCGGGCGCCGTCGAGTACTGCCCCATCGCGCGCGTCACCAACATTTCGCGCGCCCTGGAGCAGCTGAAGGAAGCGGGCCTGTGGGTCGCGGCCGCGGACATCGAGGGCGCCGAGCCCCTGTGGAGCGCCCGGCTGGACGGGCCCCTGGCGCTGGTCGTGGGGGCCGAGGGGGCGGGCGTGAGGGAAGGCGTCCTCAAGCACTGCGACTTCCGCCTCCGGATTCCCATGGGAGGTCAGGTCGGTTCACTGAATGCGTCGGTTTCCGCCGCGATTCTGCTATACGAGGTCGCCCGTCAGCGGGGCCGTCCTTCCCGCTGA
- a CDS encoding ATP-grasp domain-containing protein, with protein sequence MKITVLSRSASISSTRRIVEAGRARGHRVRVLNPLRVQMHLDGGSQATLLYDRKKLTPTDVVIPRIALSISTYGLAVVNQFGLARVPLVNHAQAIAQSRNKMRALQLLSAHGIDVPATVMARDAAHLKEMVGLVGGVPVLVKLLQGQEKHGVMVCESLQSLEAALEAVLGLGHNIVMQEYVRSTGQDVRVLVVGGQAIAGVLRKPRPGRLSHTLNRGARLEALTLSPGHRATAEKVARLVGLEVAAVDILDVQGHPKVFEVNSSPALLEMEAATGMDLATPIIERAEALVAGAAPVWSAALETPQALLPPPERKGTVKVNAPRS encoded by the coding sequence ATGAAAATCACCGTCCTCTCGCGTTCCGCTTCCATCTCGTCCACGCGGCGGATCGTCGAGGCAGGACGCGCGAGGGGACACCGGGTCCGCGTGCTCAACCCGCTCCGGGTGCAGATGCATCTGGACGGGGGCAGCCAGGCGACCCTCCTCTACGACCGCAAGAAGCTCACCCCCACCGACGTCGTCATCCCGCGCATCGCCCTGTCCATCAGCACCTACGGGCTCGCGGTGGTGAACCAGTTCGGTCTGGCGCGCGTGCCCCTGGTGAACCATGCCCAGGCCATCGCGCAGTCGCGTAACAAGATGCGCGCGCTCCAGCTGCTGTCCGCCCACGGCATCGACGTCCCCGCCACGGTGATGGCGCGGGACGCGGCCCACCTCAAGGAGATGGTCGGCCTGGTGGGCGGGGTGCCCGTGCTGGTGAAGCTCCTCCAGGGCCAGGAGAAGCACGGCGTGATGGTCTGCGAGAGCCTCCAGTCGCTGGAGGCCGCGCTCGAGGCGGTGCTCGGCCTGGGGCACAACATCGTCATGCAGGAGTACGTGCGGAGCACCGGTCAGGACGTGCGCGTCCTCGTGGTGGGCGGACAGGCCATCGCCGGGGTGCTGCGCAAGCCGCGTCCCGGCCGCCTCTCGCACACGCTGAACCGGGGCGCCCGGCTGGAGGCCCTGACGCTGTCCCCCGGCCACCGCGCCACCGCGGAGAAGGTCGCCCGGCTCGTGGGCCTGGAGGTGGCCGCCGTGGACATCCTGGACGTCCAGGGCCACCCCAAGGTCTTCGAGGTCAACAGCTCGCCCGCCCTCCTGGAGATGGAGGCCGCGACGGGCATGGACCTGGCCACGCCCATCATCGAGCGCGCAGAGGCCCTCGTCGCCGGCGCCGCCCCCGTCTGGAGCGCCGCCCTGGAGACGCCGCAGGCCCTGCTCCCGCCGCCGGAGCGCAAGGGGACCGTGAAGGTGAACGCGCCACGGAGTTAG
- the cglB gene encoding adventurous gliding motility lipoprotein CglB: MRAKSTPLSALLAGILGVAVMAGCQTYDFEPVDPLAIAQTTVESVITARKSKPDVMLLVDTSGSMTEPVNKDLIVNGQRACDTQDELGRTLTCAEQYPCDTSKCPTRWSELQGAMGPFLQESGKLVRFGLTTYPAPITTETPTVSQSCAAASTGESVRAVIPLDRDTDDALQEYALQVNAKLQAIPNGGANRPKGGTPTSGSLKFAGSLLTPNSQDRDQIVILLTDGLPNCNEFNEYNGSMTECSCTLPSASQCSPPQSPYYKRGCLDKNASVQEVNALKANGIRTIVIGFGAETSSGNGPAVLNEMALAGGFARDCKVDLDCGAGDTCNQGSGFCNRAFYQAGNREELASALKAISEELATIDPCFIKLDPSQLPSDDKLVVVYIDGERTLAGPDTWSMGPAGVTFTGSACAKLESSRPEDPVEVEVRAIRRL, encoded by the coding sequence ATGCGCGCCAAGTCGACCCCCCTGAGCGCACTGCTGGCCGGCATCCTCGGTGTTGCCGTGATGGCCGGCTGTCAGACCTATGACTTCGAGCCGGTGGATCCGCTCGCGATCGCCCAGACGACCGTGGAGTCGGTCATCACCGCTCGCAAGAGCAAGCCGGACGTCATGCTGCTGGTGGACACCTCCGGCTCGATGACGGAGCCGGTCAACAAGGACCTGATCGTCAACGGGCAGCGTGCGTGCGACACCCAGGACGAACTGGGCCGCACCCTGACCTGCGCCGAGCAGTATCCCTGCGACACGTCGAAGTGCCCCACACGCTGGTCGGAACTCCAGGGCGCCATGGGCCCCTTCCTCCAGGAAAGCGGCAAGCTGGTCCGCTTCGGCCTGACCACCTATCCGGCGCCCATCACCACGGAGACGCCGACCGTGAGCCAGTCGTGCGCGGCCGCCTCCACGGGTGAAAGCGTCCGCGCGGTCATCCCGCTCGACCGCGATACGGACGACGCCCTCCAGGAGTACGCGCTCCAGGTCAACGCGAAGCTGCAGGCCATCCCCAACGGAGGAGCGAACCGGCCCAAGGGCGGTACGCCGACGAGTGGAAGCCTGAAGTTCGCGGGCTCGCTGCTGACGCCCAACTCGCAGGATCGCGATCAGATCGTCATCCTGCTGACGGACGGTCTGCCCAACTGCAACGAGTTCAACGAGTACAACGGCAGCATGACGGAGTGCAGCTGCACGCTCCCGTCCGCGTCGCAGTGCTCGCCGCCGCAGAGCCCCTATTACAAGCGGGGTTGCCTGGACAAGAACGCCTCCGTGCAGGAGGTCAATGCGCTGAAGGCCAACGGCATCCGGACCATCGTCATCGGCTTCGGCGCGGAGACGTCCTCGGGCAACGGCCCCGCGGTGCTCAACGAGATGGCGCTCGCGGGCGGCTTCGCGCGTGACTGCAAGGTGGACCTGGACTGCGGCGCCGGCGACACCTGCAACCAGGGCTCTGGCTTCTGCAACCGCGCCTTCTACCAGGCGGGCAACCGGGAGGAGCTGGCCTCCGCGCTGAAGGCCATCAGCGAGGAGCTCGCGACCATTGACCCCTGCTTCATCAAGCTCGATCCGAGCCAGCTGCCGTCCGACGACAAGCTCGTCGTCGTCTACATCGATGGCGAGCGGACGCTCGCGGGCCCCGACACCTGGTCGATGGGGCCGGCCGGCGTGACGTTTACCGGCAGCGCCTGCGCGAAGCTGGAGTCGTCGCGTCCGGAAGACCCCGTCGAAGTCGAAGTGCGCGCCATCCGTCGGCTCTAA